From the Vibrio algarum genome, one window contains:
- a CDS encoding putative quinol monooxygenase → MANVTLKGFILVPSDKIKLVERELRVHTDLTLKEYGCITFQVTKNEKIPNRFDVYEEFVDRAAFDAHQARVKASYWGKVTVNVERHYEVIEK, encoded by the coding sequence ATGGCGAATGTCACACTAAAAGGGTTTATCCTTGTGCCAAGCGATAAAATTAAACTTGTTGAACGAGAGCTTCGAGTTCATACGGATCTCACACTTAAAGAATATGGCTGTATTACTTTTCAAGTCACTAAGAACGAAAAGATTCCTAATAGGTTCGATGTTTATGAAGAGTTCGTAGATCGAGCCGCTTTTGACGCCCATCAAGCGAGAGTGAAAGCATCGTATTGGGGAAAAGTAACCGTAAATGTTGAGAGACACTACGAGGTCATTGAAAAATAG
- a CDS encoding putative bifunctional diguanylate cyclase/phosphodiesterase, with translation MQEQLRKQIIRDSIISLAVLVLATIWFTKYETFESIMLFLQQHESWELDELFLVLLLSPAILLWFAMRRFRDALTQNRQRVLAEQEFQNKLKFDSLTGLPNNAFLESLLDEKIEAINNSNNTLVFVIISIVKYEALYECHSSQEIDDSLIKLRNRISDISDLDWIIAKPSRNRFALVIEIPEEKNIEVLAHKLSEQLKFIPLNTSEPVIQCKLGLTYFNDNDEPISSVNMMMQAYEALPKIQHDDTAYTIFQKAEEANKLNDCKLRKELSSAISNNELVLHFQPQVVLNSGEILSAEALVRWNHPEKGFLTPDKFIHLIDHHPISSFFGEWVIEAALNQIKKDARVAISVNITVCHIERAEFSQSLAKLLSRYPMVSPSKLKIELTESAGITDYKKVALSMKACTALGIRFSLDDFGTGYSALNQLRVLPIAQIKIDRSFIRNFLTDQTDFMMVSSLIGLASNFNLEVVAEGVETLEQLAKLNDLGCHKVQGFLFSKPLSAPEFVSWINEYNELNFLPKKQVIRQ, from the coding sequence ATGCAAGAACAATTACGAAAACAGATAATTCGAGATTCAATAATATCGCTTGCTGTGTTAGTTCTTGCCACGATATGGTTCACGAAGTATGAAACATTTGAAAGTATTATGCTTTTCCTACAACAGCATGAAAGCTGGGAACTTGATGAGCTATTTCTAGTCCTCCTTCTTAGTCCAGCAATTCTGTTATGGTTTGCCATGCGACGATTTAGAGATGCGCTTACTCAAAACCGACAACGAGTATTAGCTGAACAAGAATTCCAAAATAAATTGAAATTTGACTCGTTGACGGGCCTCCCTAACAATGCCTTCTTAGAAAGCTTACTTGATGAAAAAATAGAGGCCATAAATAACTCAAATAATACTTTAGTGTTCGTCATTATTAGCATAGTAAAATATGAAGCCCTATATGAATGTCACTCCTCACAGGAAATAGATGACAGCTTAATAAAACTAAGGAATAGAATTAGTGACATCTCGGATTTAGACTGGATTATTGCTAAACCTAGTCGAAATAGATTTGCGCTAGTGATTGAAATACCTGAAGAGAAAAACATTGAAGTTTTGGCGCATAAATTGTCAGAGCAACTAAAATTTATACCACTGAACACCAGTGAACCAGTGATTCAATGTAAATTAGGGCTAACTTACTTTAACGACAATGATGAGCCAATTTCTTCAGTTAATATGATGATGCAAGCATATGAAGCTCTTCCTAAAATTCAACATGACGATACGGCGTATACTATTTTTCAAAAAGCAGAAGAAGCAAATAAACTTAACGATTGCAAATTGAGAAAAGAACTCAGCTCAGCAATAAGCAACAACGAACTCGTCTTACATTTCCAACCTCAAGTGGTATTGAACTCCGGTGAAATTCTAAGTGCAGAGGCCTTGGTTCGGTGGAATCACCCTGAAAAGGGTTTCCTTACTCCAGATAAATTTATCCATCTAATCGACCATCATCCCATAAGTAGCTTTTTCGGAGAGTGGGTCATTGAGGCTGCTCTCAATCAAATAAAAAAAGACGCCCGTGTAGCAATTAGTGTGAATATAACAGTTTGCCACATTGAGCGTGCTGAATTTTCCCAGAGCCTAGCGAAACTACTGAGTCGTTACCCAATGGTCTCCCCTAGTAAATTGAAAATTGAACTCACAGAAAGCGCAGGTATCACCGATTATAAGAAAGTGGCGTTGTCTATGAAAGCGTGCACAGCTTTGGGTATACGTTTTTCCCTCGATGACTTTGGTACGGGGTATTCTGCATTGAATCAACTGCGGGTGCTTCCTATCGCCCAAATCAAAATAGATAGAAGTTTTATTCGAAATTTTTTGACTGACCAAACTGATTTTATGATGGTGAGTTCCTTAATTGGCCTTGCAAGTAACTTCAATCTTGAAGTGGTCGCGGAAGGTGTTGAGACCTTAGAACAACTTGCAAAACTCAACGATTTGGGTTGCCATAAAGTTCAGGGTTTTTTATTTTCTAAGCCCTTGAGCGCACCTGAATTTGTATCTTGGATAAATGAATATAACGAATTGAATTTCTTACCTAAAAAACAAGTAATCCGCCAGTGA
- a CDS encoding methyl-accepting chemotaxis protein: MPVLSIKSRLYLLSIVPLLILAAGMMIETYLKMSELGTSQTKMVRSEMLEMQKNGLKAYVEIVDTVLLPLKESNASIEKVVDELSKIKYAEAGYFFGYSSKGIRVFSGSSTKGIGDSFWDAKDSKGNLFIQDIIKNAKKGNTFTSYYFPKLGQNEPLEKLSFSIYEPQWDLVIGTGFYLDDVNATVANMSAITNAQTSDSFTTIATFGAVIIIVSTVLAFFVSRSILAPLYQFGSSIADFAEGKGDLTARMDQFKVPEFAKLSSNFNVFIANLQSIIKNVTEVSGEIEEETTNMRGRADRVDSLSNQQREETEQVATAMTEMTTTAQEITTNAVSAAEAAHIAEDKAQEAVSTVDTAVVSVESLAKIITDAAISMGKLESNVENISSSLNVIEEIAEQTNLLALNAAIEAARAGEQGRGFAVVADEVRQLASRTQQSTREISEVISQLKVSTNEAVSAMNNSNSQSDLTVEQATQAGTALQEILSAIATIMDMNALIATATEEQSQVGVEISERVVVISETSNETANVANTNRQASGHLNSKAKNLSELVSQFEV, from the coding sequence ATGCCTGTTTTATCCATAAAATCTCGATTATATCTATTATCTATCGTCCCCCTATTAATTCTCGCTGCAGGAATGATGATAGAGACTTATCTAAAAATGTCAGAACTTGGCACTTCTCAGACCAAAATGGTTCGGTCTGAAATGCTTGAAATGCAAAAAAATGGGTTAAAAGCTTATGTCGAAATTGTTGACACCGTCTTGTTGCCTCTAAAAGAAAGCAATGCTTCAATCGAAAAGGTTGTCGACGAACTTTCCAAAATTAAATACGCAGAGGCCGGTTATTTTTTCGGTTATTCAAGTAAAGGCATCAGGGTATTTAGTGGTAGTAGCACGAAAGGAATAGGAGACTCTTTTTGGGACGCCAAAGACTCTAAAGGCAATTTATTCATTCAAGACATTATCAAAAACGCGAAAAAAGGTAACACGTTCACTTCTTATTACTTCCCCAAATTAGGTCAAAACGAACCTTTAGAAAAGCTCAGTTTTTCAATATATGAACCACAATGGGATTTGGTTATTGGTACCGGATTCTACCTAGACGATGTAAACGCCACTGTGGCCAACATGAGTGCAATAACCAACGCACAAACGTCTGATAGCTTCACAACAATAGCGACATTTGGAGCCGTGATAATAATAGTGTCTACGGTGTTAGCCTTTTTTGTGTCTCGAAGTATCCTCGCACCTCTCTACCAGTTTGGCTCTTCAATTGCCGATTTTGCTGAAGGGAAAGGCGATTTAACAGCACGTATGGACCAATTTAAAGTCCCTGAGTTTGCTAAATTAAGTTCCAATTTCAACGTATTTATCGCTAACCTTCAATCTATTATTAAAAATGTAACGGAAGTGAGTGGAGAAATAGAAGAAGAAACCACAAACATGAGGGGGCGTGCAGACAGGGTGGATTCGCTTTCAAATCAACAACGTGAAGAAACTGAACAGGTCGCCACAGCAATGACTGAGATGACAACGACAGCTCAAGAAATCACCACTAACGCAGTAAGTGCGGCAGAGGCTGCCCATATTGCAGAAGATAAAGCCCAAGAAGCCGTATCGACAGTGGATACCGCCGTTGTTTCTGTCGAATCGTTAGCGAAAATCATTACCGATGCCGCTATTTCTATGGGCAAACTAGAAAGCAATGTAGAGAATATTTCTAGTTCACTTAATGTGATTGAAGAAATAGCTGAACAGACTAATTTGTTAGCGCTTAACGCAGCTATTGAGGCAGCACGAGCAGGAGAACAAGGCAGAGGGTTTGCTGTTGTTGCCGACGAAGTCAGACAGTTAGCAAGTAGAACACAGCAGAGTACACGAGAGATTAGCGAGGTGATTAGCCAACTAAAAGTGTCTACTAATGAAGCCGTTTCTGCTATGAATAATAGTAATAGCCAAAGTGATCTTACCGTCGAGCAAGCCACTCAAGCTGGTACGGCTTTACAAGAAATTTTATCTGCCATTGCAACAATAATGGATATGAATGCTCTTATAGCCACCGCGACAGAAGAACAGAGCCAAGTAGGTGTCGAAATTTCAGAGAGAGTGGTTGTGATATCCGAAACGAGCAATGAAACAGCCAATGTTGCCAATACTAATAGGCAAGCAAGTGGTCATCTAAACTCTAAAGCTAAAAATTTGAGCGAATTAGTTAGCCAATTCGAAGTTTAA
- a CDS encoding glycoside hydrolase family 3 N-terminal domain-containing protein, whose amino-acid sequence MFGIDAIHGHCFENEATVFPTQLSASCSWDKDLMEKMGQVTALETRAAGQHWTFSPVLCVGRDPRWGRVDETYGEDPWLIGELAASTIVGYQGNDFKNENSILACAKHYVGYGETLGGVIPTKPILRNENYCHCFYPL is encoded by the coding sequence ATATTTGGGATTGACGCCATTCATGGCCATTGCTTTGAAAATGAAGCGACCGTTTTCCCTACTCAGCTAAGTGCATCTTGTTCTTGGGATAAAGACTTAATGGAAAAAATGGGGCAAGTGACTGCACTTGAAACCCGCGCAGCAGGACAACACTGGACCTTTTCTCCAGTGCTATGCGTAGGCCGTGACCCTCGCTGGGGACGCGTAGATGAAACCTATGGTGAAGACCCATGGTTGATTGGAGAACTTGCCGCCTCGACCATTGTTGGTTACCAAGGAAACGACTTTAAGAATGAAAACTCTATTTTAGCCTGTGCAAAACACTATGTTGGTTATGGAGAAACTTTAGGGGGCGTGATTCCTACGAAGCCGATACTTCGAAACGAAAACTACTGTCACTGTTTTTACCCCCTTTGA
- a CDS encoding AraC family transcriptional regulator, translating to MAKTVRDINQRFWAHQTIPHLTIRTTGDSTHSYKAHSHSELSIGIIESGSTRLSMPQGEIVLNRGDIILIEPNMVHACNPIGDRPRSYHMLYIDKEWCCKVLSKLYGYEVNQFSCDQNRLSQIESTINLPALISLLLNQEPQKVSSELDNGLFNILSRFCSPKYNRNNDNKLAYKVKNRLLQDITCTPSLDAISLELGRPKETLIRNFKSHFGITPKSFLNNHRIEKSKFLLRCGMSIVNVATEVGFSDQSQFHRVFVNYTASTPRQYQQLTSIFDNNS from the coding sequence GTGGCAAAGACTGTACGTGACATTAATCAGCGTTTTTGGGCTCATCAGACTATCCCACACCTGACAATACGTACTACAGGTGACAGCACGCACAGCTACAAAGCACATAGCCATTCTGAACTGTCTATTGGCATTATTGAATCGGGATCGACACGCCTGTCGATGCCACAAGGAGAGATTGTCCTCAATAGAGGAGATATCATTCTCATTGAACCTAATATGGTGCACGCGTGTAATCCGATTGGTGACAGACCTCGCAGTTATCATATGCTTTACATCGATAAGGAATGGTGTTGTAAAGTGTTATCAAAGTTATATGGGTATGAAGTTAATCAGTTTAGTTGCGACCAAAACCGGCTTTCTCAAATAGAAAGTACCATTAATTTACCTGCCTTAATCTCCTTACTGCTAAACCAAGAACCTCAAAAGGTTTCTTCAGAACTAGATAATGGTTTATTCAATATATTAAGTCGATTCTGCTCACCGAAGTACAATCGAAATAATGATAATAAACTAGCCTACAAAGTGAAAAACCGCCTATTACAAGACATAACATGTACTCCATCACTTGATGCTATTTCTCTAGAGTTAGGTCGCCCCAAAGAGACATTAATTCGCAATTTCAAAAGTCATTTTGGTATAACACCAAAGTCATTTTTGAATAACCATCGTATTGAAAAATCTAAATTTTTATTAAGATGTGGCATGAGCATCGTTAATGTCGCCACTGAAGTTGGCTTCTCGGATCAAAGTCAATTTCATCGGGTTTTTGTTAACTATACGGCTTCTACGCCAAGGCAATATCAACAGTTAACGTCAATTTTCGACAATAATTCCTAA
- a CDS encoding glycoside hydrolase family 3 C-terminal domain-containing protein has protein sequence MTGYQSIDGEPCTTNSWLLKTVAKEQWGLNGFIVTDWNNVGSLHDKQGVAANLKEASYKALVGGNDMMMTTPEFYQSAIELVEEGKIDISIIDDSVSRILEAKFKLGLFDENRYTSIERKKLLGSEQAWDLSLEASRKSLVLLKNDGVLPLKPNKVKKVLVVGPNADDIIAQLGDWSFGSMQAEASDESFHRAQTITPLAGLQTMAKELGFEVEYIKGADCLDTEFEEIDKARLAAERADVVIACVGDTLKQNGEFHDRANLDLSGYQNQLLETVSCTGTPVIGVLVASKPLTIPKMAQQSNAVVCAFNPGCKGGQALAELIFGHYNPSGKLTISFPHHVGQVPVYYNKYVGWHARLEADLGGQERYIDMPETPLYVFGEGMSYTQYEYSELHINNPTLSPGDDLKFSIKITNAGTRDGVEIVQAYFNDVYSSVTTEIKNLRAFERIELKAGETKEVHMTIAFDDLALVNSSLERIVEPGDFELMVGSSSKDSDLTTATFEVVA, from the coding sequence ATGACAGGTTATCAGTCTATTGATGGCGAACCATGCACCACAAACTCTTGGTTATTAAAAACAGTAGCTAAAGAACAGTGGGGCTTGAACGGATTTATAGTAACCGACTGGAATAATGTTGGGTCGCTACATGACAAACAGGGTGTCGCTGCAAACTTAAAAGAAGCGAGTTACAAAGCACTCGTTGGTGGTAATGACATGATGATGACCACTCCTGAATTTTATCAATCAGCGATTGAATTGGTAGAAGAAGGAAAAATTGATATATCCATCATTGACGACTCTGTCAGCAGAATCTTAGAGGCGAAATTTAAACTAGGACTATTTGACGAAAATCGTTACACCTCCATTGAACGCAAAAAGTTACTTGGAAGCGAGCAAGCATGGGACCTGTCACTGGAGGCCAGCCGTAAAAGCTTAGTATTACTCAAAAATGATGGGGTGTTGCCGCTTAAACCAAATAAGGTTAAAAAGGTTCTGGTTGTAGGGCCAAATGCCGATGATATTATCGCTCAGTTAGGCGACTGGTCTTTTGGTTCAATGCAGGCAGAAGCCAGCGATGAAAGTTTCCACCGAGCGCAAACCATTACTCCTTTAGCTGGGCTGCAAACCATGGCAAAAGAGCTAGGGTTTGAGGTCGAGTATATAAAAGGGGCAGACTGTTTAGACACAGAATTTGAAGAAATAGACAAAGCCCGTTTAGCAGCTGAAAGAGCAGATGTGGTTATCGCTTGTGTTGGTGATACATTAAAACAAAATGGTGAATTCCACGACAGAGCGAATTTAGATTTAAGTGGTTATCAAAACCAATTACTTGAAACCGTGTCTTGTACTGGAACCCCAGTCATTGGCGTACTAGTGGCTTCCAAACCACTTACCATTCCTAAAATGGCGCAACAAAGCAATGCGGTTGTATGTGCATTTAACCCTGGTTGTAAAGGGGGACAAGCTTTAGCTGAACTTATATTTGGTCATTATAATCCTAGTGGAAAACTGACAATATCGTTCCCGCATCATGTTGGTCAAGTTCCTGTATATTACAACAAATATGTTGGCTGGCATGCGCGCTTAGAAGCGGATCTCGGAGGGCAAGAGCGTTATATAGACATGCCGGAGACACCCTTGTATGTGTTTGGCGAAGGCATGTCATATACCCAGTATGAGTATTCGGAACTACATATCAATAATCCAACCCTTAGCCCTGGTGACGACCTTAAATTTAGTATTAAAATAACCAATGCGGGTACACGAGATGGCGTTGAAATAGTGCAAGCCTACTTCAACGACGTGTACAGCTCTGTAACCACTGAAATTAAGAACTTGCGCGCGTTTGAACGCATTGAACTGAAGGCAGGAGAAACCAAAGAGGTTCATATGACTATTGCGTTTGATGATTTAGCACTGGTTAACTCCTCTCTTGAACGTATCGTCGAGCCGGGAGACTTTGAGTTAATGGTTGGTTCCAGCTCCAAAGATAGTGACTTAACAACAGCGACATTTGAGGTCGTTGCTTAA
- a CDS encoding AraC family transcriptional regulator, with protein MTTTYRLSSHLLHSNIPFCIQPAIHDGAFHLHRHDFSELMIVLSGQAEHIVGKQRSTIKTGDVFVINGTVEHGFSNANELMIFNLMFDERKPFFETPAIRVLPGYQALFNIDPLAREQESSVPYLNIQGDILAHVERLLKEIYTEYNEAKLGFESVLTAMLQHLAVLLVRNYPEQANAKQKNTLALARALSFIEQHYYDPSLRANDIATRSFLSTRQLERLFHQFFQTTPSQYLNDKRISRAKELLASDINLNINQIAENCGFNDSNYFSRVFRKQTELSPREYRKLQFVITR; from the coding sequence ATGACTACGACTTATAGACTTAGCTCTCACCTTCTTCATTCTAATATTCCATTCTGTATTCAGCCAGCAATACACGATGGCGCATTCCATTTACATCGCCACGATTTCTCTGAACTCATGATTGTCTTATCTGGTCAAGCAGAACATATTGTTGGTAAACAACGATCAACGATCAAAACTGGGGATGTTTTTGTTATTAATGGCACCGTAGAGCATGGTTTTAGTAATGCGAATGAATTGATGATATTTAACTTGATGTTCGATGAACGGAAGCCGTTTTTTGAAACGCCAGCAATACGTGTTTTGCCCGGTTATCAAGCGCTATTTAATATTGACCCATTGGCTCGAGAACAGGAATCGAGCGTACCTTACTTGAACATACAAGGGGATATATTGGCTCATGTGGAGCGATTGTTGAAAGAAATTTATACAGAGTATAATGAGGCCAAATTGGGGTTTGAATCCGTATTAACAGCTATGCTGCAACATCTCGCAGTATTGCTTGTGCGAAACTACCCAGAACAAGCCAATGCAAAGCAAAAAAACACGCTAGCGCTAGCACGGGCTTTATCTTTTATAGAGCAGCATTATTATGACCCAAGCTTACGTGCTAACGATATTGCTACGAGAAGTTTTCTTAGCACTCGGCAGTTAGAGCGGTTGTTTCACCAGTTTTTTCAAACTACTCCTAGCCAGTACTTAAACGACAAGCGAATTTCACGTGCAAAAGAGCTATTAGCTAGCGACATCAACCTTAATATCAATCAAATTGCTGAGAACTGCGGCTTTAATGACAGTAACTATTTCTCTCGTGTGTTCCGCAAACAGACCGAACTTTCTCCAAGAGAGTATCGTAAACTACAGTTCGTGATTACTCGGTAA
- a CDS encoding EAL domain-containing protein: MSDIKLDELQWYFVAQENEWVASYGQYTLKSFFQPIYTQNIETIYGYECLIRVYLCNGRTISPLDFFAYFLDEDELVKVGIVCAWLHIRNFAKLSLNGKVFINIHPNMFACTQTIKNATSQIHNRICEEGLSSEQIIWEITEFKESNVQKFIAGVEEFRQLGHQLAIDDYGQQFSNDERVSLLKPDIVKIDRSLIQEFFGTTNATYLPELLENFNQNGICTVIEGIETKEEYERIKHLPFSLIQGYFTGKPYSMSCISNTNFTNF, from the coding sequence ATGTCAGACATTAAGCTAGATGAGCTTCAGTGGTACTTCGTCGCACAAGAAAATGAATGGGTCGCCAGCTACGGACAATATACTCTCAAGTCTTTTTTTCAACCAATATACACTCAAAATATAGAGACAATTTATGGCTATGAATGTCTTATCAGAGTCTACCTATGTAATGGCCGAACTATCAGCCCATTAGATTTTTTTGCTTATTTTTTAGACGAAGATGAGCTTGTAAAAGTAGGTATTGTATGTGCTTGGTTACACATTCGAAATTTTGCCAAGCTTAGTTTAAATGGCAAAGTGTTTATTAATATTCATCCAAACATGTTTGCTTGTACTCAAACGATTAAAAATGCCACTTCGCAAATCCACAATCGGATTTGCGAAGAAGGGTTATCATCAGAACAAATAATTTGGGAAATTACCGAATTTAAAGAAAGCAATGTACAAAAATTTATCGCTGGTGTAGAAGAATTCCGACAGTTAGGTCACCAACTTGCTATTGATGATTACGGGCAACAATTTTCTAACGATGAACGAGTCTCTCTACTGAAACCCGATATTGTGAAAATTGACCGCAGTCTGATCCAAGAATTTTTCGGTACAACCAACGCAACATACCTTCCTGAATTACTAGAAAATTTCAACCAAAATGGCATCTGCACAGTTATTGAAGGCATTGAGACTAAAGAAGAATATGAACGTATTAAACACCTCCCTTTTTCTTTAATCCAAGGTTACTTTACCGGAAAGCCTTATTCCATGAGTTGCATATCTAACACTAACTTTACCAACTTCTGA
- a CDS encoding sensor domain-containing diguanylate cyclase, whose translation MQHSIKTKIIFSYSLVTIMFTTLLMVALYTKEKDNVLELALKSSSELASMHANLLSREFSQYISMLKVVSGDIQIKQGDTEHIKSALNRLMSVGDDSFLNAVYVDNALNLIDSKGFTGKISHSAFLTAEQWRGKEFNITSPLKSQFEGELVTMVAVPILDDDNNWQGTLATAVSLSKLSDRLSSIKLARDSYAWLSDANGNIISHPNDDFIMSFNLSEAESFGFPGFDKVLNKVKVQEFGYGEYQDINIDEEKVVTFAKVENVPGWTLYITTLKSDIIKDVNEILISLLITSIFLMTICLWFIYQLSQRMTKPIVQLTREVSHSINMPGSPITVIRSGDEIEKLSIAFSQTLIKTNMYAQYLEEMVRSRTKEVEAKNNQLETQNVKLEELASKDALTNLYNRRAFQIFVTKEIARVKRYRSEASLAVVDIDHFKQINDTHGHAVGDDILRKLAGILITQSRIENVSCRWGGEEFVILIPEADSQKAFCYIDTLRTTISQSDFSPVESLTISSGISSCQLTDTFENWFQRADAALYTAKNSGRNKVIVDKCHL comes from the coding sequence ATGCAGCATAGTATCAAAACGAAAATTATTTTCAGTTACTCTCTTGTTACCATCATGTTCACAACGTTGCTGATGGTAGCTTTGTATACTAAAGAGAAAGACAACGTATTGGAGTTGGCACTAAAAAGTAGTTCTGAGCTAGCGAGTATGCACGCCAACTTATTAAGTCGAGAATTTTCTCAGTATATCTCCATGCTCAAGGTCGTCAGCGGCGACATTCAGATAAAGCAAGGTGACACCGAGCATATAAAATCAGCGCTAAATCGATTGATGTCAGTTGGAGACGATAGTTTCTTGAATGCCGTCTATGTGGATAACGCCTTAAATCTAATAGACTCTAAAGGCTTTACCGGAAAGATAAGCCATAGCGCCTTTTTAACCGCAGAGCAATGGCGTGGCAAAGAATTCAATATTACCTCTCCTTTGAAAAGTCAGTTTGAAGGAGAGCTAGTTACAATGGTCGCCGTACCAATCCTCGATGACGATAATAATTGGCAGGGGACGCTTGCTACTGCAGTATCCCTATCTAAACTGAGCGATAGACTTTCTTCTATTAAACTAGCTCGAGACAGTTACGCATGGCTAAGTGATGCTAATGGAAACATAATTTCTCACCCCAATGATGATTTTATAATGAGCTTTAATCTCTCTGAAGCAGAGTCTTTTGGATTCCCAGGTTTTGACAAAGTACTTAATAAAGTCAAGGTTCAAGAATTTGGTTATGGTGAGTATCAAGATATCAATATTGATGAAGAAAAAGTGGTAACGTTCGCCAAAGTCGAAAATGTCCCTGGTTGGACGCTTTATATAACAACTTTAAAGTCTGACATTATTAAGGATGTTAATGAGATTTTAATTAGCCTTTTAATAACCTCAATCTTCTTAATGACCATATGCCTATGGTTTATTTACCAGCTATCTCAAAGAATGACTAAACCAATTGTGCAATTGACTCGCGAGGTTAGTCATTCAATTAACATGCCCGGTTCTCCGATTACTGTTATCCGTTCAGGAGATGAAATCGAGAAACTCTCTATTGCTTTTTCTCAAACCCTGATCAAAACAAATATGTATGCTCAGTACTTGGAAGAAATGGTAAGAAGTCGGACCAAAGAAGTGGAAGCCAAAAATAACCAACTGGAAACACAGAACGTAAAACTTGAGGAACTCGCATCGAAAGATGCGTTAACAAATCTCTACAATAGACGAGCGTTTCAAATCTTTGTGACAAAAGAAATAGCAAGAGTGAAGCGATATCGCAGTGAGGCGTCACTTGCCGTGGTCGATATTGACCATTTCAAACAGATAAACGATACGCACGGCCACGCAGTTGGAGATGACATATTACGTAAACTAGCAGGTATCTTAATAACTCAATCCCGTATAGAGAATGTCAGTTGTCGCTGGGGAGGAGAAGAGTTTGTGATACTTATTCCTGAAGCCGACTCTCAAAAAGCGTTTTGCTATATTGATACGTTACGTACCACAATTTCGCAAAGTGATTTTAGTCCAGTAGAAAGTCTCACTATAAGCTCTGGGATATCATCTTGCCAGCTGACAGATACATTCGAAAATTGGTTCCAAAGGGCGGACGCTGCGCTTTACACTGCCAAAAACAGTGGACGTAATAAAGTCATTGTGGATAAATGCCATTTATAA